The genomic window GTCATGTAAAAGTCGGCCGTCAAAATACGAGTTCAGTTACAAAGCACGCGTTTATGGAAAAAGGGGAGCATCGGTCAATCCCGCTTCCTCCTTGAGGCCGAGGATCAGGTTCATGTTCTGGATCGCCTGACCGGCCGCCCCCTTGACGAGGTTGTCTATGGCCGTGACTACCACGAGCCTCTTCGACCCCTTGACGGCAACGGCCCCGATGTCGATCAGATTCGAGCCCCTGACCCACGCCGTATCGGGGATTTTCCCTTGAGGCATGATCCTCACAAACGGCTCGCCCGCGTACACCTCCCTGAAGATATTCAAGGCATCCTCCGTTGAAACCTTCGTTTCCGTCTCTGCGTAAATGGTCGTGAGTATCCCCCTGTTCATCGGGACGAGGTGGGGGGTGAACGTTACGTTAACCTCAACCCCGGATACAATGGTAAGGTTCTCCTCGATTTCCGGGGCGTGGCGGTGGCTTCCCACCTTGTAGGGATGAAACCCCTCGGCTATCTCGGGAAAGAGGGTTGCGGCGGAAGGCGTCCTTCCGGCGCCAGTCGCCCCTGACTTCGAGTCAATCACTATTCCCTCCGTTTTTATCAACTTCATTTTCAAGATAGGATACAGCCCAAGGATCGCCCCGGTCGGGTAACAGCCGGGGTTCCCCACGACCCTCGCTTCCTTTATGGAGTCCCTGTATATCTCGGGAAGGCCGTAGACCGATTCCCCCAAGAGCTCCGGCCTTGCGTGGGCGGCGTAGGCTTGTTCATAGGTCGAAATATCGTTGAACCTGAAGTCCGCGCTCAAATCCACCACCGGCACGGTTTTGCCTTCCGAAGAAGAGAGCTCGTAGACGGCCTCCACCGCCGAGCCATGGGGGAGCGCCGTAAATGCGGCGTCCACCCTCTCCCCTATCT from Candidatus Zymogenus saltonus includes these protein-coding regions:
- a CDS encoding N-acetyl-gamma-glutamyl-phosphate reductase; the protein is MIKTAIIGASGYTGCELLRLLSHHPDMEVAVVTSRQYSGKTVSEVFPHLASFFDNLTFEEPNYREIGERVDAAFTALPHGSAVEAVYELSSSEGKTVPVVDLSADFRFNDISTYEQAYAAHARPELLGESVYGLPEIYRDSIKEARVVGNPGCYPTGAILGLYPILKMKLIKTEGIVIDSKSGATGAGRTPSAATLFPEIAEGFHPYKVGSHRHAPEIEENLTIVSGVEVNVTFTPHLVPMNRGILTTIYAETETKVSTEDALNIFREVYAGEPFVRIMPQGKIPDTAWVRGSNLIDIGAVAVKGSKRLVVVTAIDNLVKGAAGQAIQNMNLILGLKEEAGLTDAPLFP